From one Pedobacter faecalis genomic stretch:
- a CDS encoding cytochrome c oxidase subunit 3 encodes MVHTLDKQNEGLGEGMDMKPKKFILWLFVVSSTIMFGGWTSYYIVFSAAKGKGHGLVLPELFTYSTIVLVVSSACLFLASRALKSGALGKQRVWLWITLILGLVFAYMQFSAWRVLVDTGAFLTNNNAAISMIYIVSGFHLLHIVAGIALMVSALAGSYGQISAERRKYRMDIASIFWHFIDILWIYLYVFLLLNS; translated from the coding sequence ATGGTACATACATTAGACAAGCAAAATGAGGGGTTAGGGGAAGGGATGGATATGAAACCAAAGAAGTTTATTCTTTGGCTGTTTGTCGTGTCTTCGACAATTATGTTCGGTGGCTGGACAAGTTATTACATCGTATTCTCGGCGGCGAAAGGTAAAGGGCATGGCCTGGTGCTTCCGGAGCTGTTTACTTACAGCACAATCGTACTGGTTGTAAGCAGTGCCTGTTTGTTTCTGGCTTCCCGTGCCCTCAAGTCGGGAGCACTGGGTAAGCAGCGCGTATGGTTGTGGATCACCTTGATTCTGGGCCTTGTTTTTGCATATATGCAGTTTTCTGCCTGGCGCGTCCTGGTAGACACCGGGGCATTTCTGACGAACAATAATGCCGCTATCTCCATGATCTACATTGTGTCGGGCTTTCACCTGCTGCACATCGTTGCCGGCATCGCGCTGATGGTATCTGCACTCGCCGGATCGTATGGACAGATCAGCGCGGAGCGACGCAAATACCGCATGGATATAGCATCCATATTTTGGCATTTTATAGATATATTGTGGATATATCTGTATGTTTTTTTACTTTTGAACAGTTAG
- a CDS encoding FecR family protein translates to MPNKSELEIAVLRHLNDPEDTALKNEVDRLRAISIENDHFYQDYKSLWQASEHARRLEGLSKDAVVNFQHKLGEPGNHVGIRHFAWIRVAAAVIILTTFGLWVYNRNTAAVYLTKETSAQIDSIRLSDGSLVALAPHTALSYPQEFEDNHRQVELLRGKAFFKVAKDTRRPFEIAIRSAQIKVLGTSFNINYDTSKIELAVKTGRVMFRPNSKSSSSILGAGEGIKYDYAANTIQAQNGSNANAWITRELHFVDMPMDEVCKQLSDYYGKNIVLHDSIRNIKKFNARFKDVSLNDALNLLRETYPIQIEQHGETIIIKNLN, encoded by the coding sequence TTGCCAAACAAATCAGAACTCGAAATCGCTGTCCTACGGCATCTCAATGATCCTGAAGATACAGCCCTTAAGAACGAAGTTGACCGACTCCGGGCAATTTCCATTGAAAACGACCACTTTTATCAAGATTATAAAAGTCTGTGGCAGGCATCTGAACATGCCCGCCGACTTGAAGGCCTAAGTAAAGATGCTGTTGTCAATTTCCAGCATAAGCTAGGGGAGCCTGGAAATCATGTGGGCATCAGGCATTTCGCATGGATCAGAGTCGCCGCAGCAGTTATTATCCTTACTACGTTCGGTTTGTGGGTTTATAACAGGAATACTGCGGCAGTTTACCTCACTAAAGAAACTAGTGCACAAATAGACTCCATAAGGCTTAGCGACGGAAGCTTGGTAGCCCTGGCACCTCATACGGCCTTAAGTTACCCTCAGGAATTCGAAGACAACCACAGGCAGGTGGAATTGTTGCGCGGTAAAGCGTTCTTTAAGGTCGCTAAAGACACTCGGAGGCCATTTGAAATAGCCATACGCAGCGCCCAGATAAAGGTACTTGGCACATCGTTCAATATCAACTACGACACATCAAAGATTGAGCTGGCCGTTAAAACCGGTCGGGTAATGTTCAGGCCTAACAGTAAAAGCAGCTCATCTATTCTTGGCGCTGGCGAGGGGATCAAATATGACTATGCAGCAAATACCATACAGGCTCAGAACGGATCGAATGCCAATGCATGGATAACCCGTGAACTCCATTTCGTGGATATGCCTATGGACGAGGTATGCAAACAGCTTAGTGATTACTATGGAAAGAACATCGTGTTACACGACAGCATAAGGAACATCAAGAAATTCAATGCGAGATTTAAAGACGTTAGCCTTAACGACGCGCTTAACCTGCTCCGGGAAACCTACCCTATACAGATCGAACAACACGGCGAAACCATTATTATCAAAAACCTTAACTAA
- a CDS encoding cytochrome c oxidase subunit 3 gives MSSLSQLDQVKTTPWSGGRSPWSVEYGKIMMWFFLVSDAFTFSSLLIYYGAQRFSKFTWPDPDLVFQSIPGITDSGAPLVFVGIMTFILIMSSVTMVLAVEAGHRGAKREVIWWMVATIIGGFMFLGCQAAEWTHLFHEGFGWGKIPNMETLSHLFNGEVDTVAAQQFSNLFFTITGFHGFHVFSGVIINIIILCMTINGTFERRGHYLMVEKVGLYWHFVDLVWVFVFTFFYLV, from the coding sequence ATGAGTTCATTATCACAGTTGGATCAGGTAAAAACTACTCCATGGAGTGGAGGCCGCTCACCTTGGTCGGTAGAGTACGGCAAAATAATGATGTGGTTTTTCCTTGTTTCCGATGCCTTTACCTTCTCGTCATTATTGATCTATTATGGAGCTCAGCGCTTCAGTAAATTTACATGGCCTGATCCGGATCTGGTATTTCAGTCTATACCCGGTATAACCGACAGCGGCGCCCCCTTGGTGTTCGTAGGTATTATGACTTTTATCCTGATTATGAGTTCGGTAACAATGGTACTAGCTGTTGAAGCAGGACACAGGGGTGCTAAACGGGAAGTGATCTGGTGGATGGTAGCTACCATTATTGGTGGTTTCATGTTCCTTGGCTGTCAGGCTGCAGAATGGACCCACTTGTTCCACGAAGGGTTTGGCTGGGGCAAAATCCCGAACATGGAGACGCTGAGTCACTTGTTTAACGGTGAGGTGGACACGGTAGCTGCACAGCAATTCTCGAACCTTTTCTTTACGATCACGGGTTTTCACGGTTTCCACGTATTCAGCGGTGTCATCATCAATATCATTATTCTTTGCATGACGATCAATGGCACGTTTGAGAGACGCGGCCATTATCTAATGGTTGAAAAAGTAGGCTTATACTGGCACTTTGTGGACCTTGTATGGGTATTCGTATTTACATTCTTCTATCTTGTTTAA
- a CDS encoding RNA polymerase sigma-70 factor, translated as MTPKKETILTGKDLLLLIEQGNKTLFTDFYSSNFKRMILVADKYVKDTAVAEEIVQDVFLKLWEDKGMIETIKSVRSYLYRSVVNASINYVNRQKNMERHHLQIAEQLTEAQIEEDDLKNEMIVLLYEEIELLPEKCREVFKLSRLEGLKYRDIAAKLDISEKTVESHMGNALKILRARVLKRSEERGRGEHPVFLLLLALYLY; from the coding sequence ATGACTCCAAAAAAGGAAACTATATTAACTGGGAAAGATTTGCTTTTGCTAATAGAACAGGGTAATAAAACCCTTTTCACGGATTTCTATTCATCGAATTTTAAACGGATGATCCTGGTGGCGGATAAGTATGTAAAGGACACAGCCGTTGCGGAAGAAATCGTGCAGGATGTATTTCTTAAACTATGGGAAGACAAAGGGATGATTGAAACTATTAAGTCCGTCCGTTCCTATCTCTATAGAAGCGTTGTAAACGCAAGTATTAACTACGTCAACCGGCAAAAAAACATGGAACGGCACCATCTTCAGATAGCCGAGCAACTCACCGAAGCACAAATTGAAGAGGATGATCTTAAAAATGAGATGATCGTGCTACTTTATGAGGAAATAGAACTGCTGCCTGAAAAATGCCGGGAGGTGTTCAAATTAAGCAGGCTTGAGGGGTTAAAGTACCGAGATATTGCAGCTAAACTTGATATATCTGAAAAAACGGTAGAAAGTCACATGGGTAATGCGTTAAAAATTCTTCGTGCGCGTGTTTTGAAGCGATCGGAGGAGCGGGGGCGAGGAGAACATCCGGTATTTTTGCTTTTATTGGCATTGTATCTATATTAA
- a CDS encoding cytochrome C oxidase subunit IV family protein, producing the protein MSQIHTDHANESHAHEEHAGLDKKRIWQVFGILLLITVIEFFIALWVLPKGYMSHGVGNFIYIALTILKAYYIVAYFMHLKYEKVGLQLSLTLSFIFIIYFIVLMLIEGDYLRVHMG; encoded by the coding sequence ATGTCACAAATACATACAGACCACGCTAATGAATCGCATGCACACGAAGAGCATGCTGGACTGGACAAAAAGAGAATCTGGCAGGTATTCGGTATTCTGTTGCTGATCACTGTAATTGAATTTTTTATAGCACTTTGGGTTCTTCCAAAAGGTTATATGTCTCACGGTGTTGGAAACTTCATCTACATCGCCTTAACGATTCTGAAAGCCTATTATATCGTTGCTTACTTCATGCACCTGAAATATGAGAAAGTCGGACTGCAGCTGTCGCTGACACTGTCTTTCATTTTCATCATATATTTTATCGTCCTGATGCTTATTGAGGGCGATTATCTGCGCGTGCATATGGGCTAG
- a CDS encoding SCO family protein has translation MNNKTSLKKVLILVTILAVPGFLYYILQDQGKNRYRPLPRFHPVKIGGSFHSERGKLIPDTIFHKVGDFKFLNQKGDTLSWANYGGDITVFNLFYTWGHTDGLKAVNGVVQMLNKAYERNPRIRFVSLSIDPAADRPDRLRIYADSLNAMPGKWNLVTGDSAQVFKFINEQLFVDAATAYGRGGKQFSYGNMLVLVDPNRQIRGYYEAYNHEAVARLNDEIKVLLAEVLRNTKDGR, from the coding sequence ATGAATAATAAAACTTCATTAAAAAAAGTATTAATCCTGGTAACCATATTGGCGGTGCCAGGATTTTTATATTATATCCTTCAGGATCAGGGAAAGAACAGGTACAGGCCTTTACCGCGTTTTCACCCGGTAAAGATTGGCGGAAGCTTCCATTCAGAGCGGGGCAAGCTGATACCGGACACCATATTTCACAAGGTTGGTGATTTTAAATTTTTAAATCAGAAGGGCGATACCTTAAGCTGGGCGAATTATGGGGGCGATATTACAGTGTTCAACCTGTTTTACACCTGGGGTCATACCGACGGACTGAAAGCAGTGAACGGCGTAGTGCAGATGCTGAATAAAGCGTACGAGAGAAATCCGCGTATAAGATTTGTGAGCCTTTCCATTGATCCTGCAGCAGACCGTCCGGATCGTTTGCGCATTTACGCAGACAGCCTGAACGCTATGCCTGGAAAATGGAATCTGGTGACCGGTGATAGTGCCCAGGTTTTCAAGTTTATCAACGAGCAGTTGTTTGTTGATGCAGCAACGGCTTATGGCCGCGGCGGCAAACAGTTTTCCTACGGGAACATGCTTGTACTGGTTGACCCCAACCGGCAGATCAGGGGCTACTACGAGGCCTATAATCATGAAGCAGTGGCAAGGCTGAATGACGAGATTAAAGTTTTACTTGCCGAAGTTTTAAGAAATACAAAAGATGGAAGGTAG
- a CDS encoding DUF420 domain-containing protein produces MNSSDKLFSKLIWIVTAVVLLVVIALKLVPPPEAKPSFIYILPHLIGAINATCSVLLMVSFIFIKRKNIQAHKVTNVITFILSAIFLIFYILFHLYEKDTRFGDVDHDGLLSATELAAVGATRYFYFFILLTHILLAIIVLPLILISFLRGFSMQIERHKKIVRWAFPVWLYVAVTGVIVYLMISPYYNF; encoded by the coding sequence ATGAATTCAAGCGATAAGCTTTTTTCTAAACTCATATGGATCGTAACTGCAGTTGTGCTGCTGGTTGTTATAGCGCTTAAGCTTGTACCGCCACCGGAAGCGAAGCCTTCCTTTATCTATATCCTTCCGCACCTTATTGGTGCCATTAATGCCACATGCTCGGTTTTACTTATGGTATCCTTCATATTCATCAAGCGCAAGAACATTCAGGCACATAAGGTGACTAATGTGATTACCTTCATTTTGTCAGCTATCTTTCTGATTTTCTATATCCTGTTTCACTTGTACGAAAAGGACACACGTTTTGGTGACGTGGATCATGACGGGCTGCTTTCTGCAACTGAACTCGCGGCGGTGGGCGCGACAAGGTATTTCTACTTCTTCATATTGTTGACGCATATATTACTGGCGATTATTGTGCTGCCGTTGATTTTGATCAGCTTCCTAAGAGGATTCAGTATGCAGATAGAGCGGCATAAAAAAATTGTAAGATGGGCTTTTCCGGTATGGCTTTATGTGGCAGTGACGGGAGTCATCGTATATCTGATGATCTCGCCATACTATAACTTTTAG